Genomic segment of Nitrospirota bacterium:
GATGCCCTGATCATCTCACACGACCATTCCGACCACGCGCGTTACGCAGGTGTATATCAGAGGAAGTTCGGCCTGCCGGTCTTTATCACGCCGAAGACACTTGAAAAGGCAAATGAAAGAAACGGGTTGGGACGTCTGGACAATATCAACTGCTTTCGATCAGGAGAAATACTTCATTTCAACGGTGTGTCCATTCAGACCATCCCCTGCCCTCACGACGGGGTTGACGGCGTGGCATTTGTTGTCGCCTCCAGCAAAAAACAATTAGGCATATTGACAGACCTCGGACATGTATTTAAGGACCTCGTTTCAGCAATGGCATCGCTTGATGCGGTCTTCATTGAGAGCAATTATGACCCGGTGATGCTTGAAAGGGGGCCTTATCCCGCTTTTCTTAAAAGAAGGATACGGGGATTTCAGGGACACCTCTCCAATGCCGAAGCTGCTGAACTGCTTCTTCAGTCCGGCAGCCGCCTGAAATGGGCCTGCCTTGCCCATATCTCCGAGAACAACAACACTCCTGCCACAGCCCTCAGGACACACCAGAAAATTGTGGGTGAACGCCTAACCTTATACACCGCAAGCCGCTACAAGGCAACAGGGATATTCAGTTTGTAGTTTTACAATCAGCGATTTTCTTGTTCGATCTGCTTGAATGGTTTAGACGATCACAACCGAGTCTTTGGAGCCTTCATCATTGCGGACGAACCTGTCGGCATACCAGTCATTCTCCCAGCGCTGGCCGTCGATAAGATATTTAAATCTGTATCTTCTCTTGCAGAACAGCTCCAGGGTTATGACAAAGTCTCCGTTGTCGAGCCTGGTCATGGGCGACTTTGAAGCGTCCCAGTTATTAAACTCTCCCGCAAGCGCGACATTCTGTGAATTCTTTGCCATCTCCTTCAGCAGCCTGAAGGTGACCTTGCACTTTTTGCCGTCCCCGTTATACTGTTTTATAAAGCCCAATTTGTTCGGCAGCAGTAAAGCCTTCTTGTTTTTCTTTTCGGCTTCCTTATGGATCTTATATTCCCAGTCACAGTTGTACATATCGATCTCCGGGACATTTGAGGCGGAGAAGATCTTTGCCAGCGCTTCTTCCTGAACTGCCTTATCTTTCATCCTGAACTTGACCCCCGCGGAACATCTTTTCCCGTCCTGGTTCTTCCATAAAACATCGCCGGACAGTGAAACAGAGTCCCCTTTGCCCGGGAGGCCGATGAGCAGCTCCAGGTTTTCGTACATAATGAACTTGAAATCATCCGCATCCAGACCGAGGCCTTCGCATGAAATATTTGTCGTTACCCCGGTGGCGTAATCCGTGGCGCCGTATGTGGGCCTGAATATTACCCCGAGCTGCATGTCGAATCTCCTGAACTTTCTTTTGGTCTCTGGCATCGCTTCTCCGTGGTTAAATAGAAGACAGACATTCAGAAGACAGAAGCAAGACTACAAACTCCTTGCAAAGCCGGCGATCATGGCTGCTATCTCATCTGCTTCTGCTGTTAATCTGTCAAAATCACTTCGTTCACAATAAAATAGTTTTAAAGAAATTTCAAGACATGTCATTACTTCATAGATTGTGCTTCTTCATTGTCCCCCCCCTTTTTTTTCTGTCTTCTGCCAGTCTGCCTTCTGTCTTCTCCTTTCAGATCGTCTGTATATATTCGTTGACCTCTGACCTGACCCGTGCCGCAACGTCCTTTGTCGCGTCGGACAGCGCCTTCATGTTTTCCCATTTAATAGTGAAGACATAGTTGTAAATAAAATAATTTCTGAAGGACAGGTAGCCGGTCAATATCTGGAAAAGGTCCGGCGGCAGGATGCCGATCTCGCTGGATTTCCTGAGCACCTTTTCATGCCATTCAGGGGAATCCTGCACATCGAGTTTGTCAAAAAGCAGCATCTGCTTCAGGACCTTTTCAATGCCGCTGTATATATTTACGATAAAGGTCGCTATTGCCGCCTGCTCTGAAAACGTATACCCGGATTTTCCCGGCGAATAGATGGAAAAAAGTTCGCCGACAACCCTGTCTATGTTTGCGAATTCCTGCTCAAGGTATTTCTGAAGCTCATCTATTGTCATATTCCCTCCTAGACAAAGAAAAGTCCAAAGTAACAAAGGCACAGAGGCACAAAGGAATGAGAAAGCTTTGCGCCTTTGCTTCTCTATGACTCTGGACCTTCTTTATTCATTACAGCCTCCCAGATTTTATAATAGATATCAGCAGCCTTATTCCAAGCAGAAAGGCCACTAAAAATCCTATGGCCCCGATTGTCGGCAGGCCGAAGATCCTGCCGCCGATGTCCATATTGGATTGTATCAGCATTGACGAGCCCACGATAATGGCCGCGACAACTATGCTGAATGCGAGCCGGTTGCTTGAACGGTCTATGTCCCGTATCAGTTTATCCATCCCCACCGGGTTGATATTGATGCCTACCTCATCCCTGAGGGATTTTCTCAATAGCCTGTTTATCTGCTTCGGCGTATCAAACAGCAGGCGGCTCACGTCCGACAGGTTATCTTTTGCCTTCTCAAAAATGCCCTTTGGGCTCAGGCGTTTTTTTATCAGCTTTGCCGCGTAAGGGGCGGCGTATGTTATGGCATTGAAGCCGGGATCAAGCTGCCTGCCTATATTATCAAGGATCATGATGGTTTTGTTTATCAGCATCAATTCCGATGGCACCCTGAGCCCGTGTTTTATGACGAGATGAGTGAACAGCTCCAGATATTCCGGGAAATTCACCTCAGAGATCGTGAGGTCATAAAGGGGCTCTACGATATCAACGAGGTCTCTCTTCAGCGCCCTTTTGAATTCATCAAGGTCTACATCACCCGCCACCAGCCCCATGTCAATGTATATATCAATGAGGGCGTCAAACTTCCTGTTGTAAAGCGCAAGAAACGCCCCGGCGATGTTCTCCATCATGTCCGGCGTAAGCCGCCCGACTATTCCAAAATCAATAAGCCCTATCTTGCCGTCCTGCATAACAAAGATGTTCCCGGGGTGCGGGTCGGCATGAAAGAATCCGTCTTCAAATATCATCTTGAAGTAGGCGGCAACCCCCTTACGGGCCACTTCCAGCCTGTCAATGCCAAGCGCGTCAATCCCCGGCAGATCATCTATCCTCACGCCTTCAAACCTTTCCATTACGATCACTTTTTCGGTTGACAGATGGGAGTAAATTGTGGGGATGCAAATATCAGGGACTTCCGCAAAGTTCCTTTTGAACCTCTGGGCGTTTTTCGCCTCGGCAAAAAAATCCAGCTCCTTTTTAACTGTCTTTGAAAACTCGTTCACTATCCCCTCGGGATCAAAGAGCCTGCTTTCAGGGATATATTTGATCATGAGGCGCGCTATGACATTAAGGATGGTCACGTCATTGTCTATGATTTCACTGATGTCAGGCCTCTGCACCTTGATGATCACTTTCTCGCCGGTCTTGAGGACCGCGTTATGGACCTGCGCGATGGAGGCGGCAGCAATGGGAATATCTTCAAAATCCAGAAATACGTCATTGAGAGAAATATTGAGTTCGGACTCTATGATCTGGATTGCATGTTCCGGGGCAAAAGGCGGGACCTTGTCCTGGAGCTTTTTAAATTCATCCGCGTATTCTGTTGTTATCAGGTCAGGCCTGGAGGAAAGGATCTGCGCCAGTTTTATAAACGAAGGGCCTAATTCGCTGAAGGCCATCCTCAGTCTTTCAGGGATGGTGTGCTTCTCAAGTTTTTCCCAGCGCCTGAGGATCTTTAATTTTAAACTCAGGGGGAAGAACCGCTGGAGATTTACCTGCTCAATAAACTGTCCGAACCCGTGCTTGAGGAAAACATTGACTATATGCCTTATGCGCTTTATATTTTTATACGTCTGCCAGTATCTGAGAAGTTTTGTTATTGGCATTTAATATTTTAAGATGAAAATTAAGTTAACAGCTTTCTTTATGTTGTTGAGAATCAGCAAAATTATAACGCCTTTCTTTTTTTAATTATACCCTCAATTTCAGCCTTTGTCGCTATCATGAATTTATACTTCTCTCTTAATCCGCCCCGTATGTTACAGATGACGGATAACCTTTCAAATCTTCTGTATGCCAACTCAATGGATTTCATGATTTATTGTCTTTCATTTTCATAAATTGCTTTTAATATGTTTGAATAATTACAGATACTCATTTTCCAGATTTACGTTTTCCCTTGGGTCATCTCCAACCCCTGCCGATAAAGGAAAGGCACCCAGTAAACAGCTTTTCCATCCCGGATGATTTTCTTCCTAAACAACCCGATAGAGACAAGATCATCAGATATCCTTTTCCAATCTTTATCTAATATATTTCGCATAGCAGATTCAGTATATTCTGACTTGCCGCCAATAAACTTTTCTATATAATCCCAGAGATGAGGAAACTCTGCTTGTAAATATGTCTGCCGCTTTCTCGTTGAAAGCTCTTTCAACCCATATTGTAAAGCCAACTGGCCAATAACCCATTCGCATTCACCGTCAGTATTTGCCATGAAATCATCCTGCTGTCGTTGTTTTGCACGGCTTAGAAGGTCAATTACATCTCGCGGCGTAACAACACCTCTTCCATCAGCACACCGGTTGAAAGGATAAAAGGAACAGCAACTTGTCCCATTCCAATTATCTGTTGGTAGGCAGGATGCATTGAGATTTCTGTAATGGATGACAAATGAGCAGTCTCAGATTCCCATTCAAGTTTCAATATCTGAAACCGTACAAAAGAATCTTTCAATTCCTCCCCCCGGATTTACAGAAATACTTCAATCAGATATTCACTCTTGCGACGAGCCTTCGAGCTTCTTTACCCTTGCTGAAAGGGCGGTCAGCTTCTTTTCGAGCTTTTCAACTTCCTCTCTCGTCGGTATATTCATCTTCTCAAGGGTTTTGTTGACGAGCTCAGTCAAACTTTTTGATAAGGTCTCCCCGCTCTTCCCTGCCTTGTCTGACCATTCTTTTACAAGTTTTGATCCCTGCGATTCGCTGAGCTCTCCCTTTTTGACCAACTCGTCGATCAACTCTTTCACCTTTTCAGGAACGCCCAATCCTGCCATCAAAGCCTTGTGCAAAACTTCATTAATAGTCATTTGCCCTCCTCCTTTTTATTGGTAGATAGTAGTCAGTAGTAAGTAGAAAGGGGCATCTTCCCCATAGCTACTAACTACTATCTACTAACTACCGTTTTCTTAATTATCTCAACCACCGCTCCAACTGCCTTATCAATTGCCTCTACGTCTTTTGTTCCGCCCTGCGCCATGTCGGCCCTGCCGCCGCCCTTTCCGCCGGTGACTGCTTTTAAAATTTCACCTGCGTTAAAACGCGGGGTCAGGTCCTTCGTGACCGCTGAAACGTAAAAAGCCTGCCCGTCAAGCGCGGAGGCAAGCAGGATTATGCCTGAACCGATCTTGTTCTTTAAACCATCGGCGAGGTCGCGTAAACCTTTCATATCAAACCCGTCGATCCTGTGAGAGAGCACCTTTATATTGTCTATTGAAACTGCTCTTTCAAGAATACCTTCTACTTTGCCCTTGACTGATTTCTGCTTGAATTTATCAAGCTCCTTTTCATTCTGTTTTAAGTCACTGATGATCTTCTCCACTCTTTCCGAGACCTTCTGTTCAGGGACTTTGAGCAGGGCAGCGGCCTTTCTTAATTCTTTTTCTCTGATCTTGTAAAACTCAATTGACTGCAAACCCGTCACAGCCTCTATCCTGCGGATTCCCGCCGCAACGCTTCCCTCGGAGATTATCTTGAAGGGGCCTATCTCTCCCGTAGAGTCACAGTGAGTGCCTCCGCAAAGCTCCGCGGAAAAATCCCCAGCCTTAATGACCCTCACGGTCTCGCCGTATTTTTCGCCGAAGAGCGCGGTGACGCCTTTTGAGATAGCGTCATCGAGGGTTGTAGTTGATTTTTCGACTGTCAGATTTTCGAGTATCTTTTCATTTATGATCTCCTCCACCTCTTCGCGCTCTCTTTCTTCCATCGCGTAAAAATGGGTGAAGTCGAACCTGAGCCTGTCCGGCGCAACGAGCGAGCCGGCCTGTTTGATATGGTCTCCGAGGACTGCCCTGAGTGCGGATTGAAGGAGATGCGTTGCGGTGTGGTTGCGCATGATGGCCCTTCTTCTGTCTGCATCAACTGCCGCTGAGACCGTCATTCCCTTTCTGATAATTCCCTTTCTTACTACCGTATTATGAATAAGTATATCACTGAATTTTTTTGTGTCCAGCACGTCAATCTTCAGTCCGTCTGCTTTTATAATTCCCTTATCACCGACCTGCCCTCCCGATTCCCCGTAGAACGGGGTCTTGTCCAGGATGATCTCAGCCTCTTCACCTTCACGCGCCTCATCCGAAAGCGCGCCGTTTTTTATGATAGCGGTGACAACGCTGTCTGACCTCAATGTCTCGTAACCGAGGAATTGTGTAGGGCCCGACTGTTTTTTGATCTCGCGGTAGACGCCCGTTACTTCTTCTTCTCCGACCCATGAAGCGCGCGCGCGCGTCTTCTGGACCTCCATTTCATCATTAAAAGCCTTCAGGTCTATTCTGAGTTTGTTGTCCTCAGCGATGTCCTGAGCGAGGTCTATGGGGAATCCGAATGTGTCGTATAACTTAAAAAGCTCCGCGCCGGGTATCGTGTCTTTGCCGGATGACTTGAGGTCACCCATCAGCTTGTTCAATATATCCATGCCGGAAGAAAGTGTGTGCGCAAACCTCTCCTCTTCCAGCTTCAGGATCTTTTTGCTCCGCTCGGTGTTCTCAAGGATTTCAGGATAAGGCCCTGACATGGTCTCAAAGACCGTATCCAGTAAATTGCAGAGGAACGGTTCCTGAATGCCAAGCATAAAGCCGTGCCTCGCCGCCCTCCTGATTATCCTCCTCAGCACATATCCCCTGCCTTCGTTTGAGGGGAACAGGCCTTCTGAAATAACAAAGGCCGCTGACCGGATATGGTCCGCGATCACCCGCATTGAAACATTGGTCACAGGGTCGATGCCGTACTTTTTCCCGGAAATTTTTTCAACGGTTTTAATAATAGGCATAAAGAGGTCACTGTCAAAATTATTGTGCTTGCCCTGAAGCACTGCCGATAACCTTTCCAGGCCCATCCCGGTATCAATGCTCGGCCTGGGCAGCGGGGTCAATTTCCCGGATGAATCCCTGTTGTACTGCATGAAGACCAGGTTCCATATCTCAAGATACCTGTCGCAGTCGCATCCGACCGTGCAGGTGGATTTACCGCAGCCCATCTCAGGCCCCTGGTCGATCAATATCTCAGAGCACGGCCCGCACGGCCCGGTGTCCCCCATCTGCCAGAAGTTGTCCTTTTCGCCAAGCCTGTAGATCATCTTTGCCGGAATGCCCACATGGTCCTTCCAGATCTCAGCAGCTTCATCGTCTTTTTCATAGACGGTAATGTAGAGTTTGTCCGCAGGCAGCTTGAACCTCTCAGTCAATAATTCCCACGCCCACGCTGCCGCCTCTTTCTTGAAATAATCACCGAAGGAAAAATTTCCAAGCATCTCAAAGAACGTATGATGCCGCGCGGTCCTTCCGACATTCTCAAGGTCATTGTGCTTGCCGCCTGCGCGGAGACATTTCTGCACAGTCACCGCCCTCTTGTACGGCCTGCTCTCTTCACCAAGGAATACGGACTTGAACTGCACCATTCCCGCGTTGGTAAAAAGCAGTGTCGGATCATCCTTCGGCAAAAGAGGAGAACTCGAAACTATCTCGTGCCCCTTTTCCTTGAAGAAATCCAAAAACAGTTGTCTTATCTTTTTGCTTTCCATAATTATTGATGCCGTTATTTGTAAAGCTTCATAACACTAATCCGTCATGCCCGAAGTTCTTAATCGGGCATCCAGAAAAATCAAGACTGGATTCCGGCTTAAGGACTGCTGGAATGACAGACAAACAGAGTTTATGGATAAAATAAATTCTGTCGTTAAGAAACTTCGTTATATGATACTGTATTATATCAATTAATGTATAGATTTCGAGGCGCTTCTTCCCCTCAGGTTTAAGGGAAATTTTAAAGGTCAGCGAAAACCCATGATACTCATCCACCCCCCGGTTGCAAAACCCTGTGAACCTCCTGCCGGACTGGCAAAGCTTTCAGGCGCGCTAAAGCTGAATAACGTTAAGCATGAAGTTCTTGATGCTAATCTTGAAACCCTACTTTACGTGATCGAACGCTCGCAATCGCAGACTTTTAATTCGCATGACAAATGGACGGCGCGCGCACTGCGCAATCTTGATAAGAATCATGCCTCAATGAAAGATTGGCGGATCTATCATTCCATCGACCGTTACAAACGCGCTGTGATTGATTTGAACCGCGCTATTGAGATGTCCGTTGATAACGGTTTCACTCTCAGTCTTGCGGACCTTCATCATCAGGAACTTTCTCCCCTAAGAAGCAATGACCTCATCAGAGCTGCTGAGCGCCCTGAGCAAAATCCATTTTATCCGTATTTCAAAGAACGACTTCTGGAGCTTGTCCAGAAAAGAAGTTCCACAGTAGTCGGCTTTTCCCTGAATTATCTAAGCCAGGCGCTCTGCACTTTTGCGATGGCTGGTTTTTTAAGAAAAGAATTTCCCGGCATTACCATCATCCTCGGTGGAGGGCTTGTGACCTCATGGAGGAGAAATCCGAATTGGGAAAATCCGTTCAGAGGATTGGTGGACCACCTCGTTGCCGGGCCGGGGGAAAATCAGTTGCTTTCAATTTTGGGTATCAATAATGTTCAGGAAGAAAATTTCACGCCGGATTATGGTTCCCTGCCTTTAAACGATTACCTGTCTCCGGGTTTTATTTTACCGTACAGCGCCTCAAGCGGATGCTACTGGAACAAATGTTCCTTCTGTCCTGAAAGGGCGGAGGACAATCCGTACATTCCTTTGCCGGTTGAAAGAGTGACGAATGAACTCAATGCGCTGATTGCGAAGACAAACCCTGTCATGGTCCACCTGCTGGATAATTCCGTGAGCGAGAAACTTTTAAAAAGACTCGCAGGTAATCCGTTAAATGTTCCATGGTACGGCTTCGCGCGGATCAGTGAACTTTTGACGAACATTGATTTTTGCATGGCTTTAAAAAAATCCGGTTGCGTGATGCTCAAGCTCGGACTCGAATCAGGCGACCAGCGAGTGCTTGACCGGATGCAGAAGGGAATTAATATTGAGACGGCCTCCCTCGCTTTAAAGACGCTGAGACGGGCGGGGATCGCCGCTTACGTCTATCTCCTCTTCGGCACCCCGGCAGAGACATTGGATGAGGCGCGAAAGACACTTGAGTTTGTCGTCGGTCATAAGGACGAGATAAGTTTTCTGAACCTCGCGGTGTTCAATATGCCAGTCTGCGGGCCTGAAGCGGGAAAATTTGAGACCGGCAGTTTTTACGAAGGTGACCTTTCCCTCTACACGGACTTTTCACATCCAAATGGCTGGGACAGAAAGAACGTGAGGCGGTTCCTTGATAACGAGTTCAAAAAGAACAAAGCGGTTTCAGAAATACTGAAAAACGACCCTCCGGTATTTACCTCCAATCACGCCCCTTTTTTCGCGATGAACCATCGTTCATAATTTCTTCAAATGTTTTATTTATTCTTTAGTCAAAGAACATAAATAAAATCTTAAAAGCAAAAAGGAGGACACATGAAAAGAACAGGACTTGTTGCACTATTTGCCGGGATCGTCTCTCTTGGATTCAGCGCAGCCCCTGCCGTAAGCAACGCAGGAGTAAATGTTAACATCGGATTCTATCCTCCGCCATTTGTAATCCCCGCGCCTCCGCCAATGTTCATGCCGCCCGCGCCGCCTGCTGTAGTAGTGATACCGGGAACGGAAGTATATTACTCCCCGAATGTCGAGGAGGACATCTACTTTTACCGCGGCAACTGGTACCGCCCCTATGCCGGACGCTGGTACAGGGCGAGAGGATACAACGGACCGTGGGTGTATTTAGTCCCGGGACGAGTGCCCCGTATGCTTGTATCCATGCCCCCGGACTACTATGCGCCGCCGCGTTATTATTCACCTTACAGACACGATAACAGGCGCAGGGAATGGAGGAGACATTATGATGATGACAGGGACGATTAGTCCACATCATTCATGGTGAACTCTGTTCAATGGTTACTGAAATGAAAGGCTGCGGAAGAATCTTCTATACGACACCTTTAAAAAGCAGAGAGCAAAGAGCGGAGGGCGTAAAGTTAAAAGCATGAATACTATTTGCTCTTCTGGAGCAGGCTTTCATTTCGAATTGTACATATATCGAATCTGCATGTACTGCAAGAGCATATTAAGCACCACAAGCGCAAGCTTGGGTTTTCTGGAAAGCGCGGCCCTCACCTTACTCCACATTGCGGCCTCTTCCGGGCCCATGCGTTTGAGATCAGACATAAGTCTCATGGTGTCTATCTCCACTGAACGCCCCCTGAGTTGAACGAGCATCCCGGATTCTTTTGTCGAATTGGGGACCGCGGCTTTTTCAATGAAGCGCATCAACCTCTCTGTGAACGCGCCCGGCTCATAGAGCCTTGCGCAGAGTTCATTGATCCCGCTGAGCAGTTGCTCACGTTTCATCCCATGAGGAATAATATTTGTGTCCCAGGGCGCCATAGTCGCAATGCCAGCCTCTCCCGGAAGTATCCTGCCGTCAGCAGCCAGCCTTTCATACAGCGGTGTCCCCGCAGGCGCAACAAGAGCGCCAAGACTAAATATAGGAATCGGGACTGATTGGGCAAATTCATATTGCCTGGCAAATATATCCGGATCGTCCGAGTCAAATCCGACAATCATGCCTGCCATGACCCCTATCCCGCTGTTTAAGAAGCGCTCAATCTGTACTGTCAGGTTGTTCCTGAGATTCTGGTTCTTGCCGGATTGCCTGAGGCTGTCCTCGTTCGGTGTTTCAATGCCGATGAAGACATAGATCATACCTGCTTCAGCGCACATGCGCAGTAATTCTTCGTCCGCTGCGGAATCAATCGAAACCTGTGTTACGAAACTCACCGACCCATCCTTCTGCCGCAAATTCCAGTTGCGCAATTCCCTCAGCAGTTCCTTTGCATGTTGCCGGTTGGCAGTGAAGTTATCATCCGCAAAGAAGACCATGCGGTATCCATATTTATAAAGGTCATCAAGCTCGCTTAAGATTTGCTGAATGGGTTTGTGCCTCTGTGTACGGCCGACATACTGAATGGTATCGCAGAACTCGCACTGAAATGGACATCCGCGCGACGTCTGGACTATTCCAAGCAGGGCCCGGTCATTTGGATAGAGGTCCCATCTGGGCATAACAGGGGAAGAGAACTTGGACCTTTGCCCGGTGTATTCTTTCTTCCAGTTGCCGGACCGCAGATCGGCAAACAGCGTGACAGACACTTCCTCTGTTTCACCTTTCACAAGAATGTCGCAATGCGGCCGGACCACTTCAGGAGAAAGAGAAGCAAATGGCCCCCCAATGATGACGATCTTTCCGCGCCTCCTGAATTCCTTCGCGATTGCCGCCATACGCCCCCACTGATTGACCTTTCCTGTTATCCCCACGAAGTCAGCGGATATATCAAAATCCACGGGAGAAATATTTTCGTCAACGAGGGTCACATTAAAATCAGAAGGCGCCATTCCAGCGATCGTGACCACGGCAAGGTCTGCCACAAGCGCAGCGGGGCTGTAACCGCCTGCCATCAGCGCCTCAACACTATAATAAGTGGGAAATGTCGAAGCAGGATTGATCAGATAAAGAGACGGTTTATTTGTCACAGTTAAATTGCTCGACGTGGTATTGTGCCTGGATTTATTTTTTCGTACTTGAAAAAAAGATTACCACAACACTTTGGACATATGCAAACCGGTTTTAATTTTGATACGGACAATAAAGCTACTTTTTCTCAAACAGCTTCTTGTATTCCCCGTAGCCTTCCTTGTCCAAATCTTCTTTGGGGATAAAGCGGAGCGCTGCGGAATTCAGGCAATAGCGAAGTCCGGTCGGTTTCGGCCCGTCGTCAAAGACATGCCCCAGGTGTGAATCGCCGTGGCTGCTCTTCACTTCTGTCCTCCGCATGAAGAAGCCCCTGTCCTCGCGCTCAACAACATTGCGGGGCTCAAGAGGCCTTGTAAAGCTCGGCCAGCCTGTGCCTGAATCGAACTTGTCAGCGGAGCTGAAGAGCGGCTCGCCGCTGACAACATCAACATATATTCCTTCGTGATGATTGTCCCAGTACTCATTATCGAAGGCCCGTTCAGTGCCTCCTTCCTGCGTGACATTATATTGAAGCGGGGTCAGCTTTTTCTTCAGCTCTTCCTTAGGCGGCTTCGTGAATCTCTTTGTTCCTGCGGGCTTGGCACTGTCACCCCATAACTTTTGAATAAATGCCTCCCTGCCCGATCCGGTCTTGTAGAGATTGTAGCTTGTTGAATTTTTTACGTAGTATTTTTGGTGGTAGTCTTCAGCCGGGTAAAATTCTGAGGCGGGAACAATTTCGGTTACAATGGGTTTTGAGAATTTTCCCGATTTTCCCAGCGCTTCTTTTGAGGCAAGCGCGAGACGCCTCTGTTCTTCATTATGGTAAAAGATCGCAGTCCTGTATTGCGTCCCGCTGTCGGCAAACTGCCGGTTGAGTGTAGTCGGGTCTATGCTCTGCCAGAAGATGTCAAGCAGTTCCTCATAGCCTGTCAGGGCCGGATTATACAGGATCTCTACTGCCTCGGCATGTCCGGTCGTGCCTGAGCTGACCTCTTCATAAGTGGGGGCCTTCGTATGTCCTCCGGTGTAACCGACCCTTGTG
This window contains:
- a CDS encoding radical SAM protein, producing MTNKPSLYLINPASTFPTYYSVEALMAGGYSPAALVADLAVVTIAGMAPSDFNVTLVDENISPVDFDISADFVGITGKVNQWGRMAAIAKEFRRRGKIVIIGGPFASLSPEVVRPHCDILVKGETEEVSVTLFADLRSGNWKKEYTGQRSKFSSPVMPRWDLYPNDRALLGIVQTSRGCPFQCEFCDTIQYVGRTQRHKPIQQILSELDDLYKYGYRMVFFADDNFTANRQHAKELLRELRNWNLRQKDGSVSFVTQVSIDSAADEELLRMCAEAGMIYVFIGIETPNEDSLRQSGKNQNLRNNLTVQIERFLNSGIGVMAGMIVGFDSDDPDIFARQYEFAQSVPIPIFSLGALVAPAGTPLYERLAADGRILPGEAGIATMAPWDTNIIPHGMKREQLLSGINELCARLYEPGAFTERLMRFIEKAAVPNSTKESGMLVQLRGRSVEIDTMRLMSDLKRMGPEEAAMWSKVRAALSRKPKLALVVLNMLLQYMQIRYMYNSK
- the msrA gene encoding peptide-methionine (S)-S-oxide reductase MsrA translates to MKKALIVFSLIILTGVITMAIIGNKEKEGAQTPSAGLERATFAGGCFWCMQPPYDKLNGVVSTRVGYTGGHTKAPTYEEVSSGTTGHAEAVEILYNPALTGYEELLDIFWQSIDPTTLNRQFADSGTQYRTAIFYHNEEQRRLALASKEALGKSGKFSKPIVTEIVPASEFYPAEDYHQKYYVKNSTSYNLYKTGSGREAFIQKLWGDSAKPAGTKRFTKPPKEELKKKLTPLQYNVTQEGGTERAFDNEYWDNHHEGIYVDVVSGEPLFSSADKFDSGTGWPSFTRPLEPRNVVEREDRGFFMRRTEVKSSHGDSHLGHVFDDGPKPTGLRYCLNSAALRFIPKEDLDKEGYGEYKKLFEKK